In Phalacrocorax aristotelis chromosome 6, bGulAri2.1, whole genome shotgun sequence, one DNA window encodes the following:
- the TACSTD2 gene encoding tumor-associated calcium signal transducer 2 has protein sequence MEPLFGFLLGLILAVASSAQNNCTCATNKWTVCVKDAPGNCNCTLVGSNHRVDCSTLTSKCLLMKAEMTLLKEKRRWLLDNNGIYNPDCEDSGIFKARQCNQTNACWCVNTAGVRRTEKGDKSLSCGELVRTSSIYIDLKHKKRSSAFDVPDVVNALKHLFESRYKLHPKYIAAVKYSFPFIQIHLDQNAKSRCDVDIADVAYYFEKDIKGDSVFHSHDALTVSVNGDALDIEKIRIYYVDEKPPEFCMRELVAGVSTVVTAAILTAGFGIAALVILRWLWTRKHEKVETKEIGEIKAPSLQLP, from the coding sequence ATGGAGcctctgtttgggtttttgctgGGATTGATTCTGGCAGTCGCTTCGTCAGCTCAGAACAACTGTACCTGTGCGACCAACAAGTGGACGGTATGTGTCAAGGACGCACCTGGGAACTGCAACTGCACGCTGGTGGGTTCAAATCACAGGGTAGACTGTTCAACACTGACTTCAAAATGCTTGCTGATGAAGGCAGAAATGACCCTCCTGAAGGAGAAGCGCCGTTGGCTGTTAGATAACAATGGCATTTACAATCCAGACTGCGAGGACAGTGGTATCTTCAAAGCCAGGCAGTGCAATCAAACCAATGCTTGCTGGTGTGTGAACACTGCTGGAGTAAGAAGAACTGAAAAGGGTGACAAAAGCCTGAGTTGTGGTGAACTGGTTAGAACGAGCTCAATCTACATTGACCTGAAGCACAAAAAAAGGTCCAGTGCCTTCGATGTTCCTGATGTAGTAAACGCCCTGAAACATCTGTTTGAGAGCCGATACAAACTGCACCCGAAGTACATCGCAGCCGTGAAGTACAGTTTCCCATTTATCCAAATCCACCTGGACCAGAATGCAAAATCTAGGTGTGATGTAGACATAGCTGATGTAGCTTATTACTTTGAAAAAGATATAAAGGGTGACTCCGTATTTCATTCCCATGATGCATTAACTGTCTCTGTCAATGGAGATGCTCTGGATATTGAAAAGATCAGGATTTACTATGTTGATGAAAAGCCACCAGAGTTTTGCATGAGAGAACTGGTTGCTGGCGTCAGTACTGTGGTAACAGCGGCGATCCTGACTGCTGGCTTTGGCATTGCTGCGCTGGTTATTCTGAGGTGGCTGTGGACAAGAAAACATGAGAAAGTTGAGACTAAAGAAATAGGTGAAATAAAAGCACCAAGCTTACAGTTGCCCTGA